The sequence GCGGTTTCGGCGCTGTCGCTTTTCAGGTTTACGGTGAAGGTTCCGAGCTTGCCTAGGCTCACGGTGTTGCCGTCGGCCAGCTCATCGGCCACGGTTTCGAGCAATCCCATGATTACGGCATACACATCGGTGCGGCTCACGGTGCTGGTGTTGGCAATCAGCCGCGAGAGCTTGTCAATGTCGGTCTTGCCCGTTGCGGTGGCAATGGCATAATACCTCGCCGGGTCGGTGGGCTTTTGCAGGTTTTTGCGTGCTGTGGTTTTGTATTTAATGCTCATAAAGAAAATGAATTAGATGGTTAATAATGAATGAACTCATGACTCACAACCCAACCCCTCAAATCTTTAGAGAACAAAAGTAAAAGTTATTTGTAATCACCAGGGCTTTTTTAACATTATATTTTCAGTGCCTTCCCAAATGGGATGTCTGCCGGGTTTTGAACTTCATGCTGAACATCCAAAAAAACATGCTAATAGAAAATTTTTTTCTTGCTAAGAGAAATTTTATTTGTTGCTAAGAGAAATTTTATTTATTGCTAAGAGAAATTTTAAAAGTATGTATTCATTTTTAAAAAGATGCTAATGCTTTTTTTGGGTGATGCTGATACTTCATTTCGGAGGTAACAATTGAAACCATTCGGGATTGGCTTCGAAAAAACGGAGAGGGTGTTTAACGTGCCGCCAGCAGCCGCA comes from Bacteroidales bacterium and encodes:
- a CDS encoding HU family DNA-binding protein; the encoded protein is MSIKYKTTARKNLQKPTDPARYYAIATATGKTDIDKLSRLIANTSTVSRTDVYAVIMGLLETVADELADGNTVSLGKLGTFTVNLKSDSAETA